CAGAGCGAAGAAAtcggctacacacacacacacacactgcaagccAGAGAGCCGATTCTCCCATTTAGTTGCTCAGAGAAGGCtcctgagcagcttctcttcccttctgcctccccccaccccactccctacAGGCTAAGGCTTCTTTGTCCAGTGGGAAACCTGGGAGAGAGGCTTCTGCCGGGAGCACCAGTGCTTAACTTACTTTCAAAGCCCTTTCTTGCAGTTGCAGAGGTCTTATATCTTGGTGGCTCATATCTCAGAAAGGAGGGTACCTAGAGGGAgggtgtgtgagagtgagtgtgCCTAGAgggactgagtgtgtgtgtgtgtagagggaggtgtgcggggcaggaagggaaggagtgtacttgagggtgtgtgtgttgtatctgtAGTGGCACacaataatgcacatgtgtgcacactgccttgatgctgccgcccagaagaaCCCAGTCCACTCACTGAttagaaaaattagagggaacactatttGGGAGCAGTGAGCATGacctatttaaaaaaaagaaaagaaaaggagagcaggtcctcacCTGCTCTACACTGCCACATGCATCTTCCTGCTTCAGCACCACTCATCCTAAGAAACTGTGCatggtgctggcacacacatggcgtcTGTTCATGGATGCCATGTGGGTGCCAGCACCACATGTGGATTCTTGGAACAagcaccacagcagcaggaagctgcatactGCGTCggagagcagggaaggacctgctctcttttttttaataggTCGTGCTCACTGCTCCCAACCCCATGGCGCCAAACCTGTGCACCTCAGtttgtgctcatccctactgGCCCCACTCACTAGCCATAGGAAGAAAGACTACTGGAATCTTACTTCCCAACAAGAAGCTTCATGTATTTGAGTGAAGGTTTAATGATAAGATTTTAAATGAATGTGCAAGCTGCTCAGAGCCTTTGAGCTGATGTAGAATACTGAATGAATCATATAAAGGAATTGATTCATGTCTTACAAGAAATTGAGTTAGGAGGCTCTCTTTTCCCCCTCTTCTGACTCGTGGGCTTTTCAGTCACTGATCTGTGAGCAGCAGAGAAAAACCAATGAACAACCTTAACCACATTATCTATATCAGCTATTTAAAAGGCTAAGAAATGTTTTGTGCTGCAAAATGAGTCCATCAGAGTGTGGGCTTTCTGTCTTTGAATTTCTGGTTGTGTTTAAGAATATCAGTCTGGATCCATGGCTACTTTTGTGTGACCAGGCAAGCTTTGGACTTGGATATATATAACAAACTACATTTATCCATGCTACATGGCAAACCTTGTTTGAAACGAAGGGCATTTTCAGCAGAAGTTTGATACAGCATGGATGTCTGCTGAGTAaagcgggtgggggtgggaagataAAAAAACCCACTGAGCATGCCCAAACCATTATGTGTACCTAAAGTAGCTCTTTAGATCCTGACAAAGGAAATTGTCCAAGTACCACACAATAGGCGACATCAAgattaagttagttatgactaagtcccatttaaattaatgagaATTTATTAacttatctcattgatttcaatggtgcttaatcatgactaattagtctggatgttgccaacAGATGTCTCTTGGGCATGGGCATCCACTCTGTTTGGTGAAACATAATAATTAGTTCAAAAGTAACAGTAGTGTAATATCTTGCATTAAGACCTGTACCTTTTTATTGGGTATAATGTGGCTTCTATACTAATGTATCACTATGCtactttttggttgaaaagtagtattgTAGTAATAGTATACTACGTGCAGTTTTTACTGGACATcaatggtggccattttaaatagAGTACAGAATCAACCgtgttttgttaatttttttaaaagaaggggaATTATTCTTGTATGCTTGGTAATTGATTAGTTCTTGCTTTGAACAGCATGATATTCAATTATCTGTTGGAGAATTTCCAGTGGAGAGTTTTGTTGATACCTGTCACAGAGGTAGGCACGTTGATGATCACACCGTCTTTGAAAGCATTAAGAATTCCTTTACCTTTTTGTTGCAGGATGGTTCTGAGCCATTGTCATGGGAGAAACGTATCAGAATCTCTATCGGACTTGTTCAAGCCATTCGACATCTACATAATTTGGGAATTATTCATGGAAATGTGAAAAGGTGGGGAGCTGACTTTATGGTTTGATGTATGTAATGTGCGCTGCTTTGCTGCACTTCTAGTATGTGTGCTTGTGTACTGCACACAGACCAGATATTGAGTTGATATAGCTTGTATGTGTGGCTGAATAGaatacagatacacacacacagcccagatACTATGGTTAGCAAaatgattttttatttatatatatttttaaagtggggataAGCTGAATGGAGGTATAGGATCAGCAACATACATTTGCTGAGGTTACAGGTATTTATGAAATTGTTGATGTGAATAAAATACTGCCATCCTATAATGTTGATTTCAATTATGTCTAGATGTACCTGTCAGCATTACAACTGCTAGGAGTCTCTTTTTGTATCAAAAAGATACTTACAGTGGTAtagctttttaaaatcagttgtGAACTGATTGCCTGTTCCTGTAGCTGATTTTTTCTTCTATTTTCTGTCACCCCCTACAGTTCCAATGTTTTGCTGGATGCAAGCTTTGCACCACAACTTGGACATTCCGGTCTTAGGCTGCACCCTGTGGAGAGAAAATCTGAGTGTGCTGTGATTAAAACCAAAGTCTTGCAAGCTTCTCTCGCTTACTTTCCAGAAGATTTCATCAGGCATGGGCAGCTAACAGAGAAAGTTGATATATTTAGTTGTGGAATAGTAAGTTGTCTTCTTCTGGGCACCAGCACTATATGAACCTCAGCCCAAGAGTTTGGCAAGATTTAATCAAATTTCATTTCCTTTATTGCTTCCATCAAAGGGATTAGGATAATATCAAATCTTTTTAAATGATCTTCTGGCCTGGAGGCTTATGGgcagggccatagcttagtgctATCGCATTGCATCCAGAAAGTCAGAGGTTCTACCCTGGGTGTCTTTAGTTAGAAGGATTTGGGGAAGCTGAACTGGAAAAGACCTCTGCCAGTGATAGGAGACCTCAGTCACTacatgaaccagtggtctgacctgaTATTAGACAGCTTCCACCACCACAACCCCCTGCCCCAATAGGGCAGTACTGAGCATCAGACCCACTCATACATGGCCTTGATTGGAAACATTGTGCCGGGTACACTGTACAAATATTCTGCATGCCAGGACTTTAGGGAGGAGCTGGAGCACTGGATATCTCCAGGGAAGCAGCAGATGGGTGTGTTGCTGTGTGTCCAGTACTGTGCGTACCTGACTAAGGGCTGGAGGGAATTGTGCATAATATGAATACAGAGCTCTGCTCTTTGATAAAGACCATGATAATATGAATGATAGGGTTGTCATTGTCAACCCCTTGTGGGGTTGAACAATGGAGGTAGTACTTGGTTaaatctcagaagccaggaaTGGGCTAAGCAAGATTTCTAGTCATAGTGGGTTTCTGCCCCCACCAGCTCATTGTAGCCCCTCTGACTACCAGAAGCCAAATATATTAGGCAACATCAGATTCCAGGGCATGATCTGAGGCATAAATTGCAGCTACCtcgctgaagctaagcaggtctaagtCTAGTCAGTATCTGCGCGGGAGATCTGGGGAGCCCTAGGCTACCTTGACTTCCATAATggaagaaaagtggaatataCATATAACAAATGTAActtaataagtaaataataaacacAAGCACCTGTATGAAAATTGGCAGAGTTTATACAGAACACTGAATTTAGTGTTCTATATAGCACAGACTTTTTTAGCCCAAAATTTAATGTAGTCCTGAATGTAATAACTGCTCTGAGATTACTTTCTCCTTGATATATGTCATCACTTGTGAGCACTAAGAGCAAATAGGTGGAAAATTTTCTGCTATTCCTTTGTTTTCTTTGCAGTGGATGACGATTAATATCAATCTGATTGTTAAACAAAAATGTTTCCTAGGTTTTAGCAGAGATACTGACTGGCAGGAAAGCAGTAGATGAAAGGAGGCACCCTGTTTTTCTGGTAAgtaaaaacactggctgacatgcagactgttactcatgagtagtcctgtTTGACAAATTAGATGACTATCTTATAGAACATTATGGAaccagccagcatagcatagtggttagagtgctggactaggaccggggagacccgagttcaaatccccattcagccataatccttgctgggtgactctgggccattcacttctctctcagcctaacctacttcacagggttgttgtgaggagaaacttaagtatgtagtgcatcactctgggctctttggaggaagagcaggatataaaatgtaaacttgtaatgttccattaatttcagtgggactactcatgagcaaTTTAGATTGACTGTCAACTTTTTTTATTTTGGTTTGAGCTTGTGTTGAAGGCAGCATAACTCAAGGTTAGAGCTCCTCATGCTTGTCAATGCAATGTAATGCAACACTTATACCAAAACCTGTTCCAGCATGAAGATCAGTTGTGTCATGTGTGCAAAATCTTGTCTGCTGTCAGGATGGGgccaccacatttaaaaaaaaaaaacataatcccacacacacgcacaaccCCAGTACACTAGGCCTTGAGGAGCTGTGTGTAACTTTGGGCTTAATTTCCAGGGGCGGAGGGGTGGGAGTTAAATTCCTACACTGGATGCCTACCTTTCAGTCCACCCATCAGTGACTGTTATTCCCTGCAGTGCTCCAGCAACAGAAGTCATCCTGTGGGGATGCAGAGAGATTGGAAATTAGCAGTGCACCTTCCTCCTTCTCAGCCCAGtatgggtggaggggggaggaacatggttttcactgctctctcctcccacccgaAGGACGGTTTGCTTGCAGAAATGTGTCCCTGGggcctgtgcaaccctcagggacataatgcTGCAAGTGAATAGTTCTTTTGGAGAATAGTACTTCTGGAGAGAGAGCAAAATGTGCTGATAGTTTCCAACCTCTTTGCATCCCTGCAGGATTTCTTCTGTTGTCGTAGCACTGCAAGGAATGTCAGCCATATCATCAAGTATCAGTATCAACATTTAGCTGAGGAAGTCTGAAAGCTGTTAGGAAAGGCCTTGAACCTACTTAAGCCTGtaaagagacaaaagtttggagcggtgtacaaatctgacaaagttaaaaacaaacaaactggtgaACTTGAACCACGTGTCCAAATAGCCTTGGGACAGATTCTTGACAAATATAACACTTGCAAAAATGTCACGTCAAATAAACCGATTGGAATGCCCATTTTATAGTTTGCATTTAGCTCTCATTATTGTCTTTATGGAAATTATTTCTGCTTCATAAGACAGCTTAATATTATTCCAAAATAGAAACTATACAGACAAAAGAGACTGTTCCTCTACACTTCTGCCATTTTTCTTCTTTAGAAAGATGCCCTCCTTGATGAAATCCAGCAGGCAAAAGTACAATCTGGTTCTAAGGCAATAACCTTTGAAAAACGTGCTGCTGAGGAAATATGTTGCAAATATAAAGACAAGCAAACAGCTCACTTCTCAGCTGAGCCTGCTCTTTGTCTGGCTACTGCTGCCTGTGTGTGTTTGCGGAAAAAGAATCCTGATATGGCAGAGGTAAGTGGGAATTTCACCTCACCACCCCACTCTGAAAGTAAAGCTTTGCTCCCTAGCCCTATAGATCCGTGCTGAGTCATGTGCCCCTCAGCCAGTTTTTTGTACTTGAAAAACAGGAGAAGGGAGAGTCAGTTAGTGCAAACACTATTATTTGCAGCAAAGTATGAAGGGAGATGGGTGTTCCCAAATACTTGGTGATATATGGTAGAGTGATTAGCTGCATGTTCATTGCAAGTCCATAGCTTTTGTTTGCACTTCACAGCTTTACCATAATAAACACAGTGGTGCTGAAAAAGGTGCGTGAATTGGCTCAGAAATGCTGGATATCGGGTTTTGCCATTCTCTTAGGCATTTCTTTCTGAATGGCAGGAACTCTCCGGGTttttcctcagccctacctggagatggcagggattgaacctgggaccatgtgctctaccactaagagACTGCCCATGCCCATTCAACCTTGGGAGCTCTGTTGCTAGAGTGCTTGTCCTCAAAAGTCAGCTAGAAACTATATTACATCCATATgtaatttgcccccccccctttcttttggtGAGGAAAATATGAATCAAGTGTTTAACATTACTGTTTAAACAGGTATATGAAATTACAGAAATGGCAGCTCATCACATAGAAGCTCATAAGGTGGCTGAAGGGAGCAAATACTGTAGACTCTTTGTTAACACTCCAGAAGAAACCAATGATGAGCCAGCTAGTCCCTTCAATGGTGGTGTCTCAGTTTACGGCAATTGTGAAAGTAGTGTGAATGCTGGGTCCCTGAACTGTGTAGATTTGTTGCCACCTTTAATAAGAGTTGCTGTTCCTGAAACATACTCTGAGCAGATGTTACGGGTCCCTTGTGAGTCTGATGAATCAAGTTCCTTTTTATGGGATCTGGCGGAAGATGTTTCATGCCAACAACAAAACATTAGCCATCCTGACCCAGAAAATATTTCCCCTACTGAGCCTCATACAAATAATCAAGAATATACCAGTGACTTCACAGCAAACGTAGTCTCTGACAGAAGTACGAAGCTACAGGAAACCTCTTCTGCTTCAGACAGCATGACTTCATCAAATAGAGAAAACTCTGCTGCCACCTGTTCTTCACAaggtaacttttaaatattatttgaaggggggaaattaagaacCACCTGTCAAGACAGAGACAGGAAATTTTGGAAATATATTATAATCTGAAAGGTTTGAGCTAATTTCTGTATTCAGTGGCATGTAATTTGAGTATCATTTATGACCTGGGAGATGGGGTTTAGGTAGCAGGCATCCTACAGTTATTGTAAAATACTTGGTTTGGTGActtccctctttaaaaaaaacaaaacaaaaaaaaccaaaccttgATTAAAATCTTGGTAAGGGTTTATATTAGGGCTGTGTAGTAAAATTAGAGCTCCAGCATGGAgttcccttccccaccaccaggCGGTGTCAGATCATGGGGCAAGTACCCCAGGGTAGCACACTGGTGATGGTGGCCCTTTAGCTGGCcacccagcactggcacaggGGTGACTGGGTGGCCCCGCGTTCATCAggagctgggtgggtgggcagagtgATGTGCAGCCAGCCCAGGAAGTCTACACAGCTGCTGGGAGAACGCATGgtcttctgggaattgtagtcccactcCCAGTGCAGAagagggagcagcagctgcagcctgtgACAatgtttcagtttttaaaaaactaaaatggCCTGTGAAAAAGCATTTCCAAATAGGTAGTTTTGTCAGAGgctgaaggggaaggggaagatgtTGGAGGGTAGAATGTTGTGGGGAAAGGAGCTAGGATTTGACAGTTGGGAAAGTCTGTTGGGTGGAGGGTAGATAGGACTCCTAGGTTAGGAATTGAATAGGAAATGGTTTCATTTAAAAGCAATCAATCTGTgtgaaaaaacaaaaggaaaaggaagatcCATGAAACTAGTAACATCACATGTATAAACAAATGTATCTTAATATTGAGTGTTTGATTTGTCATTCCTTTGAAAATAAATGAACTTTGATCTGTCCTCTCTGAGACACATGCATTTAAGGTTTGACTGCCTACACCTAACTGAAGTAATTTTCACAAACTGTGACACAGTATTCCTCCTTgggcttttcatttttgttttgataCTACTTTATACCCTCTGGCTGAATCTGTCCTTCAATACTGCACATGCCCTTTATCTCCTCTCCCTATATAAGATTTTGGATAGTCCCAAAATGTTGCAAAACAGCTCCCTCTCCCACAGGTCTAATTTCTCCAAGTTAAAAACCAGATCTTACAAAGAAACCATTTGAACAGGGTATGCCATCAAGAGAGGTGCCTGGTCACTTAAGACTGTCACTGTGGCATAATCATTACATGTTGGCCACTAAAGTGGTTAGATAAGAGGGCTGATTTAttatcatccatcatcatcatcaataacaaTTTGATTGTTATTGTGTAACCCTATTTCTCCTTCATATAAACACCTTTCAACAGTTCCTGTCTTCATAGGTTAGGATTCTAATCTGTAAAGACAACTAGCATTCTATAGTTCAGTCCAACTTTTGATTAGCTATTACATTAACAATTTGGAAGTGATTGTGCTTATTAGTTGTATAGtgccaatggggtgtgtgtgtgtgtgtgtgtgtgtgtgtgtgtgtgtgaaatcttgcTTTTTATTTCAGCACAAGCTAATGAAGCCTTTATGGAAATAAAGATCAACGATAAAAAGAAGAAGCTGATGGAACAATGTTTACTGTATGAAGCAAAGAAGCTCAACAGTTGTGAACTCTTTGAATCATAAATGTAATCATAACTGGCATTTCCCAAAGGttttagctgctgctgcttctttaaaaaaaaaaaaaacacctcttgtTGAACACaacacaatatatatatttttaaaaattatgctcGGGGCAAATGTGTTCCATGAACGTGGGCCCTGTGCCCAAATGTTCGAGGTAaatcataatttccccataggaatcAATGGGAAATGCAAAGATATTAATAAATTGTGAACGGCTGGGCAGAAATCTCTAAATTTCACATGATGATCCTACATGattatagcattaaatgtgtggaagTTCATGCAGTTCagtccacctgttgatttttttaaaacttaaaaaaaaccctttttttaaaaatgcattaaaaataatgGGGTAGACTGATCTTGTATTTCCACACATTTAATGCCactggagtggagagctggtcttgtggtagcaagcatgacttgtccccttagctaagcagggtctctcctggttgcatatgaatgggagacttgatgtgtgagcactgtaagatattccccttaggggatggagttgctctgggaagagcagaaggttccaagttccctccctggcatctccaagatagggcttagagagattcctgcctacaatgtttgagaagcctctgccagtctgtgaagacaatactgagctagatagaccaatggtctgactcagtatatggcagcttcctatgttcctaccatcaTGTAGGATcatcatgtgaaatttcagagattAAATTTCCTCACAGGAATTTTGGGGACTTTCTGACCAACCATTCCAGAATGATAACATGGGGATCTGATATGAAGACAGTTTTCCTCCAGATAAGGTTTGAATAGTGGACAAAGTTTCCAAGGCAGCTCAGACTACAAGGAATATGAGGAACAACAAAATTCAATAAAAGCACCaacataaaataataaagcagGAGTAAAAAGAGAAGTAAACTCAGCAATAAAACAAGGAATTCAAGTCTCTGATATGATAATATCAAGAACATGAAACTAACAGTTCACCAGATCATAGCTTAGCCTGCTGGAGTAGCATCCAGAGTTATGTTGCACAAATGGTTTCACTCACAAAGGGGGAGAAGGGAGGTTTTCaccttccctcccccactccactcTGCTGCCCCCTCAGAAATATGTGCTTGAGAATTAGGCTTTCAGTGGCTTTTTCATATTTTCTGTGAGCATTGGCAGGGCAGCAGGAGTGACTGGTGAAAATTGCTGCCCCTTTCACAATGAATTGGCTTCATCAGATTTGGGAAGTTGTATTTTTGATTAAATTGTCATCTTATAAAAATCTCAGAGATAATGATTCAATAGACAAAATTGTAAATAAGTGGAATCTGTTTGCTAATTATTGGAATAATAATGTTAATGATCAGATCCACCCTTACatgctggttttttaaattatttaaagtatttttttcatTCTCTACTGAAGATGTATGAGATCATTTTTTGTATGacttttgtaaatgtttttgatATAAAATTATTGACACTTAAATTATTGATGACCCCAGGCTACCAACCACAGAAACAACCATTACTGGCTCACTCCCAGGTAAATGTTTGCAGCCAAATaggttgttgttgtgttttaatatttacataccacttttcaataaaatgtgcagtggtttacatagcaaaagcaatATGAACATATTGCTGGGTTTTGTCTAGTTTGTAAGGCCTCTTCCTTAGTCATAgtttttcaaataaaataaatttttacgTTGGCTTCTAAGATATTTGCAGCTAGCTCCTGTGCACAGCTGGAGATTCCTAAGCCCATTGAAATAGGCTTAcgtacagctagggatgtgcatgagccggtTTGGCGCCGCCTCTGGGAAGCGCTGAACCGGCTCAGATGCCAgcattgaaccagttcaggacgcagttccctttaaaaagcaggtacaGCTCCTTACCTACTTGTtcgccaccccaccacttttccagtgGCAATGcccactctccaaaaggctgtgcgtggctgcagcgctgttccctgcagcctccatccGGTGTCGGCTTTAGTGAACAGCGCTGCAGCCATGCGTGGGCTTTTGGAGAGTCggtgctgctgctggatgagCAGGCAAAGGAGCTGCtttcctgctttttaagggaaccactccccaccagCAGCTACCTGAGCTGAAATACAGGTCTCCCTAAATACAGGTACCCAGGCATAGTTTTGCAGCCCCAAAATAACAAGTGGGAGAGCAGGAAATAAAACCAAAAGAGACAGAGGTCCAGTGAGACACGGAGAGTGCAGCCCTTGACATCGATGCTTGGGGACAGAGGTCCAAACTGTGGTACAGAGGCAGCCTTTGGACCAGAAGTCTGGGCAAAAGTCCGGTCCTCTGCACTGGGGAGTCCCCCCACCAATGTCCTGCAGGGGGCCAAGCGTGCAGCGCTGAGGGTGGCTGTGGCCAGCCAGCTTGCGTCCTGCCTGCcaaactgactttttaaaagtttttaaactttgtaattttgggtggggggtgtttatgttttaacttggtattttaatgctgttttgtgagctgcccagagaataaattgttatggggcaactaacacagtttattagtattatttatttctacTAGAgatagaaaaaaacaaaacagaaaaaccccACCAGCTTTCCCTTAGCACCTATCTGTTGTAAAAAAATTGCTTATCTGGT
Above is a window of Hemicordylus capensis ecotype Gifberg chromosome 2, rHemCap1.1.pri, whole genome shotgun sequence DNA encoding:
- the IRAK2 gene encoding interleukin-1 receptor-associated kinase-like 2, yielding MAKEKEKADPAVHEAQQGQAMAQQQQQQHFSVPSLDSAAPQSPYIHSIPSRVLEDFCQKMDCLSDYDWMRFASYVITDQTELRKIKCMEKAGISITRELMWWWGVRLATVKQLLELLQELQLYRAAQVIVDWKPPSLTLYSVRAPLEPLQQENASLHPAGNKNKATANKKESRAPPDTLHSDPDSKATPEMLPLSPSSTSMDLPHSLQSNPSVLLSVKPCSSSIPHQETLPNVLSESLLWTRSAVEAATSGFTEENRIHEGMFADAYKGQKHNSLYVVKRLKDNETQRFFHTEVQICFRCCHQNILRLLGFSVEDGFHCLIYPYMPNGSLMDRLQCQDGSEPLSWEKRIRISIGLVQAIRHLHNLGIIHGNVKSSNVLLDASFAPQLGHSGLRLHPVERKSECAVIKTKVLQASLAYFPEDFIRHGQLTEKVDIFSCGIVLAEILTGRKAVDERRHPVFLKDALLDEIQQAKVQSGSKAITFEKRAAEEICCKYKDKQTAHFSAEPALCLATAACVCLRKKNPDMAEVYEITEMAAHHIEAHKVAEGSKYCRLFVNTPEETNDEPASPFNGGVSVYGNCESSVNAGSLNCVDLLPPLIRVAVPETYSEQMLRVPCESDESSSFLWDLAEDVSCQQQNISHPDPENISPTEPHTNNQEYTSDFTANVVSDRSTKLQETSSASDSMTSSNRENSAATCSSQAQANEAFMEIKINDKKKKLMEQCLLYEAKKLNSCELFES